CCGTTGCACGGCCGCGTCGCGCATGTCGGCGGAGAACTGCTGGTCGCGGAAGACCGTCAGCCCTTCCTTCAGCGAGAGCTGGAACCAGTCGCGGCAGGTGACGCGGTCGCCGGTCCAGTTGTGGAAATACTCATGCGCCACCACCCGCTCGATGCCGGCATAGTCGGTGTCGGTGGCGCTGTCCGGGTCGGCCAGGATGTACTTGGAATTGAAGACGTTGAGGCTCTTGTTCTCCATCGCGCCCATGTTGAAATCGCTGACGGCGACGATGTTGAACCGGTCCAGGTCGTATTCGAGGCCGAACACCTCCTCGTCCCAGGTCATGGAGCGTTTCAGCGCGTCCATGGCATAGGTCGCCCGGGCGGACTCGCCGGGTTCGGTATAGATATAAAGTGCCACGTCGCGGCCCGACGCGGTGCGGAACCGGTCCTCCAGCGCCTCCAACTGCCCTGCGACCAGGGCGAAGAGATAGGAGGGCTTCGGGTGCGGGTCTTCCCAAACCGCGAAATGGCGCCCCCCGTCCAACGCGCCTTCCGCCGCCAGATTGCCGTTGGAAAGCAGCACCGGGCAGGCCTCGCGGTCGGCGCGCACGGTGACCCGGAAAGTGGTCATCACGTCCGGCCGGTCGGGGAAAAAGGTGATGCGGCGGAAGCCTTCCGCCTCGCACTGGGTGCAGAACGCGCTGCCGGAACGGTACAGCCCTTCCAGCCGGGTGTTGCCCGCCGGGTCGATGCGCACGCGGCTGGTGAGCGTGAAGGCGTCCGGCACATCCCGGATGGTCATTCCCTCCGCATCGACCGTGTAGCGATCCTCGTCGAGAACGGCCCCGTCCAGCGACAGATGCAGCAATTCCAGCGCCTCACCGTCCAGATAGAGCGGCGCCGCGGCGTCGCCATGGGCGGGATTCCGCCGCAGTTGCAGCACCGCTTCCACCACCGTCGCATGGTCGTCCAGGTCGAAGGTCAGCGCCACATGCCCGACCAGGAAGGCGGGCGGGCGGTAGTCGGCCAAGCGGATCGTTTGCGGGTCGTCGGTTCGCATGACGCGCCTTTCATTGACGGCTCGGAGCGCCATCGGCAGCGCTCCGCATCGGTCCCTTCATTGCATATGGGAAGAGTGGCGGATGCGCCAACGGTTGGGAAGGGCCCGCCGGCCTGCGGCGGCGGCAAAACGGCGACGGCGGCCATCCCCATCGACCGCGCAATGGTTCACCGGGGCGCGGTTCCGCCCGATTGGCGCACAAACCCGCTGCCGAACCGCCTGCCGGCCGAACCGCGTCCGGCGCGCCGCCCGCCCGTGGATCGGGGGCCGGCGCGCCGACGCAGCGGGCGGTTAGGATTTGAAAACCAGTTGCACCCTGTCGGCGGGAAACCGGGTGTAACTGATCATCAGCGGCACGCCGATCGAATCCACCTCCAACGCCTCGACCAGCAGGACCGGACGGGTTTTGGACGTTTGCAGCAAACGGGTTTCGTGCGGCGACGGCAGGCGGGCGGTCACCTTGGTATCGGTGCGGGAATAGTTCGCCAGACCGGCATCGACCATCGCATCGACAATCGATCCGTTTTCCGCGACCACCTGCGCCACTCGCGGAAAGCGGGCCTTTTCGTACACATGGGTCACCATCGACACCGGAAAACCGTCGGCCGTGCGCAACACTTCCAGCACGTTGACCACCGTGCCGGCCGTGATTTCCAACGGCCCGGCAAAACGGCAACTCGCCCGTTCCTCGCTGATGCTCAGCAGCCGGCCGCCCGGCTTCTGGTTCCGCTCGCGCACGACGGTTTCGAACCGGGTCTTGCGGTTGATCGGATAGTCGACCGTGCCCTCCTGCACGAATGTGCCACGGCCCTGTTCGGCCCGAATCGACCCCGTTTCGGCCAAAAAGGCCAGCGCGCGGCGCACGGTGTGCCGATTAACCTGAAATCGCTGAGTCAGTTCCCATTCCGTTGGAAGTTTGTCACCGGGGCGTAACACTTGCCCGCGTATATCTTGCTCAATCTGCCGGGCGATCTGCTGCCACAGCGGGCTTCCTTCACCACGAACCAACACGACAGAGGCTCCCATTTCGTTGTTCTTTCTATTTTTCTGGCTCTACCATCGGTCAGCGGCTTCACGATCGGACGATGACGCGATGCTAACGACACGGCATCCTAGTAGGAAGATGCGCCCATCCTTATAGCGCCCCTGAAAATCCGAGCAAGCGTCAAGAGACGAGCTATGGACACCAAACAAAAATTCGCACGCAACCAATGGCTATATTTGTTCGGATCGACAAATGTATATACATTGAATTCGCTATGGACAAAATGGGGGTCGGAAACCGACCATAAATGGTTGCGCAGGCCCGAGACCGGAGCGGTCATGGTTCAAGGGAAAATGGGCGGTTCCGGAGCCCGCTTTAACCTGGGCGAGATGACCGTTACCCGGGCGACCGTACAACTTCCGGGTGGCTGGACAGGGTTCGGCTATTGCGCCGGTCGCGACCCGCGCAAAGCCGAGCTGATCGCCCTGCTGGATGCGACCTTGCAGCGCGACCCGAGCCTGGCGGAGCGGGTCCTTCCCCCGCTTGCCGCCGCATTGGAGCAGGCGCGAACGACCCAGGGACGCAAGGCCGCGGCCACCAAGGTCGACTTCTTCACCCTGGTCCGCGGAGAGGATCCCCGATGACCGTCACCGCCGCCCCCGCGGCCGCGCTGCTGCCCGGATTTCGCGATCCGGTCCACGATTCGCAGCGTTGCTTCCGCGCCTTGCTCGATGCCATGGCCAGGCCGGGGACGCTGGTCTCCCTGCCGGCGCCGCAGGCTCTTCCCGACGGCTGGACACCGGCGCTGACCGCACTGGCCTTGACCCTGTTCGACCAGGAAACGACGGTCTGGCTCGATTCCGCGGCCGCCAGCGCAGCGGCGCACCTGCGCTTTCACTGCGGCTGCCCCCTGGCGGAGCGCCCGGAGCGCGCAACCTTTGCCGTGATCGCCGCGCCCGCCTCCATGCCGCCCCTGCACGCCTTCCCAATCGGCGACCCGCAATACCCCGACCGCTCCGCCACGCTGATCCTGGCCCTGCCCTCCCTGGCCGACGGGCCGGCGCTACGGTTGACCGGCCCCGGCATCAAGGGCGAGGCCATGGCCGCGCCGCAGGGACTGCCGCCGAAATTTGTCCACCAATGGGCAGACAACCATGCCCTTTATCCTAGCGGCATCGACGTGATCCTGACCGCCGGCGACCGGGCGATGGGTCTGCCGCGCGGCGTCGCGATCGAGGAGGCCTGATCCGTGTATGTGG
The nucleotide sequence above comes from Alphaproteobacteria bacterium. Encoded proteins:
- the phnF gene encoding phosphonate metabolism transcriptional regulator PhnF, which encodes MGASVVLVRGEGSPLWQQIARQIEQDIRGQVLRPGDKLPTEWELTQRFQVNRHTVRRALAFLAETGSIRAEQGRGTFVQEGTVDYPINRKTRFETVVRERNQKPGGRLLSISEERASCRFAGPLEITAGTVVNVLEVLRTADGFPVSMVTHVYEKARFPRVAQVVAENGSIVDAMVDAGLANYSRTDTKVTARLPSPHETRLLQTSKTRPVLLVEALEVDSIGVPLMISYTRFPADRVQLVFKS
- the phnG gene encoding phosphonate C-P lyase system protein PhnG; this encodes MDTKQKFARNQWLYLFGSTNVYTLNSLWTKWGSETDHKWLRRPETGAVMVQGKMGGSGARFNLGEMTVTRATVQLPGGWTGFGYCAGRDPRKAELIALLDATLQRDPSLAERVLPPLAAALEQARTTQGRKAAATKVDFFTLVRGEDPR
- the phnH gene encoding phosphonate C-P lyase system protein PhnH; this encodes MTVTAAPAAALLPGFRDPVHDSQRCFRALLDAMARPGTLVSLPAPQALPDGWTPALTALALTLFDQETTVWLDSAAASAAAHLRFHCGCPLAERPERATFAVIAAPASMPPLHAFPIGDPQYPDRSATLILALPSLADGPALRLTGPGIKGEAMAAPQGLPPKFVHQWADNHALYPSGIDVILTAGDRAMGLPRGVAIEEA